The Claveliimonas bilis genome window below encodes:
- a CDS encoding glycosyltransferase family 4 protein, whose protein sequence is MKVLLINPWGIRNDQYYTSGFISSMNRLINLDYVSNYYYKGVNPNGKLFRIFFKNTENMSESVRRTILRGIEYIVAWNKIIKIINANEYDIIHIHWLLFYKADIVFLEKLRKIMGTKKIILTAHNVIPHINGERKIEILKKVYSYFDYILVHGEAIRDEFVEIFPEFRNKIKVQYHGVYLGQGTSIRLSIYNDKKSEIDRLRMKYNKIFIMYGYHYFNKGTDRLIRIWKENYLDKDALLLVVGKKDSVYLELEEIVQQIKSTDNIIYIQGYLEEDILNYYINISDCVIVPYRHASMSGVVFTAATFKKMVICTKAGAISEYIEDQKDGLVCGIENEELNMAIGKAMEMSNVEMKMMGENLFKNIYSKFSWQVISNNVVKNIYC, encoded by the coding sequence ATGAAAGTACTATTGATCAATCCTTGGGGAATACGCAATGACCAATATTATACATCAGGTTTTATAAGTTCTATGAATAGGTTAATTAATTTGGATTATGTATCTAATTATTATTATAAGGGCGTTAATCCAAATGGAAAATTATTTCGCATATTTTTTAAAAACACAGAAAATATGTCTGAATCTGTTAGAAGAACCATACTTCGAGGAATTGAATATATTGTTGCATGGAACAAAATCATAAAGATTATAAATGCCAACGAATATGATATTATTCATATTCATTGGTTGTTATTCTATAAAGCGGATATTGTTTTTTTGGAAAAATTGAGAAAAATAATGGGGACAAAAAAAATAATTTTAACAGCTCATAATGTGATTCCGCATATAAATGGAGAAAGGAAAATAGAAATTTTGAAAAAAGTATATAGTTATTTTGATTATATACTTGTACATGGAGAGGCGATAAGAGATGAATTTGTTGAAATTTTTCCGGAATTTAGAAATAAAATTAAAGTTCAATATCATGGGGTATATTTAGGACAAGGAACCTCAATTAGATTATCAATATACAATGATAAAAAGAGTGAAATAGATAGGTTAAGAATGAAATATAATAAAATTTTTATTATGTACGGATATCATTATTTTAACAAAGGAACAGATAGATTGATAAGAATATGGAAAGAAAATTACTTGGATAAAGATGCGCTTTTATTAGTGGTAGGAAAGAAAGATTCTGTATATTTAGAGTTGGAGGAAATAGTGCAACAAATAAAAAGTACGGATAATATTATATATATACAAGGTTATTTAGAGGAAGATATATTAAATTATTATATTAACATTTCAGATTGTGTAATTGTACCATATAGGCATGCCTCTATGAGTGGGGTGGTTTTTACAGCAGCGACATTCAAAAAGATGGTAATTTGTACAAAAGCAGGCGCTATTTCAGAATATATAGAAGATCAAAAGGATGGATTAGTATGTGGGATAGAAAACGAGGAACTAAATATGGCTATAGGTAAAGCTATGGAAATGTCGAATGTAGAAATGAAAATGATGGGGGAAAATTTATTTAAAAATATTTATTCTAAATTCTCCTGGCAAGTGATATCAAATAATGTTGTAAAAAATATATATTGTTAA